One stretch of Psilocybe cubensis strain MGC-MH-2018 chromosome 6, whole genome shotgun sequence DNA includes these proteins:
- a CDS encoding FAD-dependent monooxygenase OpS4, whose protein sequence is MTFDDVRRLRVAVFGAGMGGLTCALSLAHEGFLYIDVYETAPNLGFVGAGIQLAPNMARILDKLGVWKKIESEAVLVKSTSIRQGTTDKELGFVEFDSVKDKYGYAHMVGHRASLAGSLYEGCKAQSAITFHFSTAVSEVNFGGDDRKPSFLATPLVGPAVRVEADIILAADGIKSLTRAAMLKELGSTDHVVDSGQAAYRIMLTREQMKDDPELLELIDADRVTRWIGEKRLLINELADVMGALTRTPTDSELSAILFSVQLKSGIQNRSLPFCDSRSILSPQCCPQPHNLISLINRTNVSQLDLSVPE, encoded by the exons ATGACCTTCGACGACGTCAGACGGTTGAGAGTCGCGGTCTTTGGAGCAG GCATGGGTGGCCTCACTTGTGCCCTCTCGTTAGCACACGAAGGGTTTCTCTATATCGATGTCTACGAAACTGCGCCCAACCTAGGTTTTGTAGGAGCAGGAATTCAACTTGCCCCCAATATGGCACGCATTCTCGATAAACTCGGCGTTTGGAAAAAGATCGAGTCCGAGGCTGTCTTAGTCAAGAGCACGAGCATCAGAC AGGGAACAACCGACAAAGAGCTCGGCTTTGTCGAGTTCGACTCCGTCAAAGATAAATATGGCTACGCTCACATGGTAGGACACCGTGCCTCGCTCGCTGGGAGCCTTTACGAAGGCTGCAAAGCACAATCTGCCATTACCTTTCACTTCTCGACTGCCGTATCTGAAGTGAATTTTGGCGGGGATGACAGGAAGCCATCGTTCTTGGCTACGCCATTAGTAGGTCCAGCCGTGCGAGTCGAGGCTGATATCATATTAGCCGCCGATGGTATCAAGTCGCTCACTCGAGCAGCAATGCTGAAGGAACTTGGTTCGACGGATCATGTGGTGGATTCTGGACAGGCTGCATATCGCATTATGCTGACCCGCGAGCAAATGAAGGATGATCCTGAGCTGTTGGAATTAATAGACGCTGACAGAGTTACTCGGTGGATTGGGGAGAAGCGGCTACTTATTAACGAGCTCGCAGATGTCATGGGTGCGCTCACGCGGACGCCGACGGACTCAGAGCTCAGCGCAATCCTGTTCTCTGTACAACTCAAAAGTGGTATTCAGAATCGGTCTCTTCCCTTTTGCGACTCCCGTTCAATATTGTCTCCACAATGCTGCCCACAACCCCACAACCTCATCTCTCTCATCAACCGGACGAACGTTTCTCAACTCGACCTCAGTGTGCCAGAGTGA